One genomic window of Medicago truncatula cultivar Jemalong A17 chromosome 1, MtrunA17r5.0-ANR, whole genome shotgun sequence includes the following:
- the LOC120580443 gene encoding glycine-rich RNA-binding protein 10: protein MNSKALLFLAMLLATILLICAESAPKDLDNKDEKIDTNGYYGGGGYGGPWRGGGYGGWGGGYGGRGGYGGWRGGGWRGGWGGGGWRGGYGGGHGGWGGGWPNEHHDAYTDAEPHN, encoded by the exons ATGAATTCAAAGGCTTTACTTTTCCTAGCCATGCTGTTGGCTACCATCCTTCTTATATGTGCAGAGTCTGCACCCAAAGACTTGGACAACAAAGATG aaaaaattgacACAAATGGATATTATGGAGGTGGAGGTTACGGTGGTCCATGGCGTGGTGGCGGCTATGGCGGTTGGGGCGGTGGTTATGGAGGTAGGGGTGGATATGGTGGATGGCGTGGTGGTGGATGGCGTGGGGGTTGGGGTGGTGGTGGCTGGCGTGGGGGTTATGGTGGCGGTCACGGCGGTTGGGGCGGTGGTTGGCCTAACGAACACCATGATGCTTATACTGACGCTGAACCTCATAACTAA
- the LOC25482632 gene encoding heterogeneous nuclear ribonucleoprotein A1, with product MNSKGLLFLAMLLASILLISAAEKSDKKDGKENGIDESKYGYYGGWGYGGPWRGGWGYGGPWRGGYGWGGPWRGGWGGGYGGWRGGWGGGWPKEHNDAHIDAEPHD from the exons atgaattcCAAAGGGTTACTTTTTCTAGCTATGCTCTTGGCTTCCATTCTTCTCATCTCCGCAGCTGAGAAATCTGACAAAAAAGATG GTAAAGAAAATGGGATAGACGAAAGCAAGTATGGCTATTATGGAGGTTGGGGTTACGGCGGTCCATGGCGTGGAGGTTGGGGTTATGGCGGTCCATGGCGTGGAGGCTACGGTTGGGGAGGTCCATGGCGTGGAGGCTGGGGTGGTGGCTATGGTGGCTGGCGCGGTGGTTGGGGTGGTGGTTGGCCAAAAGAACATAATGATGCTCATATTGATGCTGAACCTCATGACTAA